One segment of Triticum aestivum cultivar Chinese Spring chromosome 2A, IWGSC CS RefSeq v2.1, whole genome shotgun sequence DNA contains the following:
- the LOC123189363 gene encoding uncharacterized protein: MAAVVSWYGPLIDLSAAAGHVGGFVQLLASVRRVLPHQEQNAATGRTYNRVILEVGDDTRSSFSVSLWSNNTSSTIIAGDVLLLQNIKIVEFRNGLEGRASQMSAVQILMNSKDLVQPEGIDEFIINCKVGNATRSKLRRVSEWIVHTKRTRAENHQQVMSKNWKERMKNDSTDLLSISELLPQSKPCNLNIYASIGKIVLMGSLGLEMKGQLSVIEKHSLNGHNDIVRDFITTGCKLCGLPLYQKNLHGGSTYPIDCPDNPKYLHVVGQIYKPFMIYVQDQTGQVPVVVKNKVAEALFSNISADDVSECYNSRHCMLVDTCESGSSSTSGMLDGTGKIGIAKRKRTKRKLDFHLIWPILMKCLLNQGKNSPFCFQISVNPGKNVEDGRFELVSLTMPIP; the protein is encoded by the exons ATGGCAGCAGTCGTGAGCTGGTACGGGCCGCTGATCGACCTGTCGGCGGCCGCCGGCCACGTCGGTGGATTCGTACAGCTCCTGGCGTCCGTTCGCCGTGTCCTTCCCCACCAG GAACAAAATGCCGCGACCGGAAGGACGTATAACAGAGTTATTCTAGAGGTTGGTGACGACACGAGGTCGAGCTTCTCCGTCTCTCTATGGTCCAACAATACAAGCTCGACCATAATCGCTGGCGATGTTTTACTGTTGCAGA ATATTAAGATAGTAGAGTTTAGAAATGGCTTGGAGGGAAGAGCTTCTCAGATGTCTGCAGTCCAAATTTTGATGAACTCTAAAGATTTAGTGCAACCTGAAG GAATTGACGAATTCATAATTAATTGCAAAGTCGGGAATGCTACAAGATCAAAATTAAGAAGAGTGTCAGAGTGGATCGTACACACCAAACGTACTCGTGCGGAAAATCATCAGCAG GTGATGTCGAAGAATTGGAAAGAAAGAATGAAAAATGATTCGACAGACCTCTTGTCCATCTCAGAACTACTACCTCAGAGCAAACCATGTAATTTGAATATTTATGCATCTATTGGCAAAATTGTGTTAATGGGTTCTCTTGGCCTTGAAATGAAGGGGCAATTATCAGTCATTGAGAAACATTCCTTGAATGGACATAATGATATTGTCAGAGATTTTATTACTACTGGATGCAAGTTATGTGGTTTACCTCTATACCAAAA AAATCTTCATGGAGGCAGTACTTATCCAATTGATTGCCCAGATAATCCAAAGTATCTCCATGTTGTTGGCCAGATATATAAACCATTCATG ATCTATGTGCAAGACCAAACTGGACAAGTTCCTGTGGTTGTGAAGAATAAAGTTGCAGAGGCTTTATTTTCTAATATTAGCGCAGATGATGTGTCCGAATGCTACAATAGCCGGCACTGCATGCTGGTAGATACTTGTGAATCTGGCAGCTCAAGCACTTCCGGGATGCTAGATGGCACTGGCAAGATAGGCATTGCTAAAAGGAAGAGAACCAAAAGAAAGCTTGATTTTCATCTTATCTGGCCCATTCTTATGAAATGCCTGCTGAACCAAGGCAAGAATAGTCCATTCTGCTTCCAGATTTCAGTCAACCCCGGGAAAAATGTTGAGGATGGACGATTTGAACTGGTTTCTTTGACAATGCCAATACCATGA
- the LOC123189364 gene encoding uncharacterized protein yields MAIVVSSLASGSLPCSPEVSGRRRSSLVSAPPRRRQALAGLAIKSRGINRVQPTTRGATRIPAAAAGPSSGDRAGGNFPVPNVPSWVKMLVGVFFAAVPLYRQMRALEDKVEQTAEVAIEVVEKVAEAAEKIADDVSEAFPGNDNVKKAASRIEAIADEIEKDAEKAGALIEKVDEIEKEMDSVVDSVIEKVKKERSLRKNSVRGDDGDRKQK; encoded by the exons ATGGCGATCGTCGTTAGCTCCTTGGCCTCCGGATCCTTGCCATGCAGTCCGGAGGTTTCTGGGCGACGACGGAGCTCACTAGTGTCTGCACCGCCTCGTCGCCGGCAAGCCCTCGCCGGCTTGGCGATCAAGTCGCGGGGCATCAACCGTGTCCAGCCGACGACCAGAGGAGCAACACG GATCCCCGCAGCCGCAGCTGGTCCAAGCTCCGGAGACCGAGCAGGAGGAAACTTCCCAGTTCCCAACGTGCCTTCATG GGTGAAGATGCTCGTCGGTGTCTTCTTTGCCGCAGTACCTCTTTACAGACAGATGAGAGCCCTGGAAG ATAAGGTTGAGCAGACGGCAGAAGTAGCAATTGAGGTGGTCGAAAAAGTGGCTGAGGCAGCTGAGAAAATTGCTGACGATGTCTCTGAAGCATTTCCCGGTAATGATAACGTAAAAAAGGCAGCATCCAGGATCGAGGCCATTGCAGATGAAATTGAGAAGGACGCGGAGAAAGCCGGGGCCCTAATCGAGAAG GTCGATGAGATAGAGAAAGAGATGGATTCCGTAGTGGATTCTGTAATTGAGAAGGTCAAGAAGGAGAGATCATTGAGAAAGAACTctgtgagaggagacgatggcgaTAGGAAACAGAAGTAA